In Takifugu flavidus isolate HTHZ2018 chromosome 1, ASM371156v2, whole genome shotgun sequence, the DNA window CTCTTAGCCCTGAGCCGCCTGATCCGCGAGTGATAATGTGTTCCGGTCATATTGAGTGCGTAGGTGGAAAAGGTCTGTCAATTAACACTCGTCTGGGTTTCATTTCCCAGAAGAACCTCACATTGATCCAGCTCAGAAATAACAGCTTGTGGTCATCGTTGGAGTCGTCGTTGCTAACAGCTGTGCCATGTACGTCCAGCACCCCATAACTTACTGACACTGACCCTGAGCTGAAGCTTGGTCTCATCGCTGGTTTCTTCTTGCAGGCTCAGATGATGGGATACGTCTGTGTAGCTTCAGACGCTATACGTGGCGCTAAATGACTGTGTATAACGTTTCCATGATTGTTCATGAATCGGGGATCTTCTTTAAGTCCTCAAGGCATAATGCTGGGTAGAATGAGTCAGGTGTAATTATTTGAAAATGGTGCAATTTCATTTGAAATGGCTCAAGAAAACATCATTAATCCCGACTTCCATAATTTTCCCCAGACCAAATGAAAagtttttaaaacacaaacaattcAGTTCCGCCTATTCTGGATTTAAATACAGCTGAGGGGGTCTCCAGGGTCAACGTTCGTTGGGACCCAGTGATGTTGTCAGGACAGCTGTGCGGCTGAGAATGGATCTTTGGTTTGGCCTGGGCTTCATCCATTTTCCACTGTTTCCTGAGTTCTTTCAGCATTAGATGCAGTCGAGGCAGAGCGCCACCTGTCCAAATATGTGAGCTCTGCAGGGACACAGCCTGCGCTGTTTAGGGTCCGATCCAGCACAGCTGAACAGCAGCGGCTCCTGCTGAAGGCTACAGTGTCGGCCCCAGGGGCTATATGAAGGAAACAGGTGATTCACACCTTGCTTCATACTGGAGCAGCCTAGCCCGAGCCTAAAAGACCGAAAACTGGTGATCAGGTATTAGTTTAACTGCAAGCTATGATCAAAAACAAGCCAAGGCAAAAGCGTGAACTCGGAGTTTCCACTCCACCACCTATTTTTGCTGATTTGTCACCTGGAAAATGCAGCAGGACTGTTGAGGTGATGAAACAGAGCTGGTTCACAGACGTGAGAAGATCGCTGACACACATCTACACAGGACTGACCCAGGGGACCCAGGTGTAGCCTCAGTGCGCTTTGTGGTGGCCAAATAGGGACAGATTTACTGCAGAAATTCTGAGGAGAGCCAAGAAAAAACCCTAAGACTGATACAAATATGCTGGTGTTTCAGCTCAGAACCAAGTGACTTGGCAAAGACAAGCAGTAAAGCTAGTTTTCATATCCTAAATATGGTACCTGGTGAGTGACATAAGCATGAACTCTCTCCAGCATTCCCTCACACGTGAACTCCCGTGGCGTGAAAGGCGTCACCTGCAAAAACCACCACATAACCTTGGAATGTTGGCTCATATACCTATATAAAATATAACGAAAGAGCAGAACCATTGTGTTGACCACCTCTGTGCGTAGAATGGCCCGGACCGCTTCGCGCACAGCGGTCTTGTTGGTCAGGTCCACTGTCCACACGTGGGGTTTGCCAATGAATGCGTCCGCATACGGGTGCTGGGAGGAAATCTGGGGTCCGACATGTCTGGGCTGAAACCCGATCGTGTTTTGCTGAAGTTGTGGTGTTTTCGCTGCCGTACCTGTCGCGTGGTGGGCTTTCCGCTGTAGAAGCCATTACTGTCTGACGAGTGCGAGGTGCTGAAACGTGGCTGGAGGAACACGCAGCCGAGAGAGATCGCTTCAATGGGAGCGGGGCCCTCGTAGGGGAAGCCAAGACCGACAAACACCTGAGAGGGTAAGAAAAGCTTGCACGTTATTTAACGTTCGCAGTACAAGGCAAATGTTAGGAGAGATTTTACAGTTTTAGTGCTCTCCGACGAATCTGACCTTGGCTCGGCGCATTAGTTGTAGGAAGTCATCCTGACTCAGCAGGCCGTGGTTTTTGATGAAGCTTGGCAGATTAGAGGAATGTCCGGGAGGTTGATAGACCGTAGCGTGGGTCTCCAGCTCTTCACTGATCAAGCCCACATATTCAGATTTACCCTGATCATCACAacatgggtgggtgggtttaggacaggctaatgctaacacactGGTTTCTTCTACTTACGCGTATATGCTTTATACCTGCCACATGTACTCCTGCTTGCCATAGACAACTGCTATCCTCTCTTTCCTGTTGGGATCCGTCTTTTGCTCTTCCTCACTCGCCTCCTCCGCACTCACAAATCCCAGGAAGGAGTTATCAGGTGTGTGAGCTACAGGAATGGCTACAATAAATCACTACTGGAATTGTGAAGAACACAAGCGGGCCATtctaaataaaaaacaattccATTTTTATCAGCTTAGATTCACATACTGTATGTAACAAAGCTGTTTCTGTAAGGTTGGGAAAGCAACTGCCCTTCAGGGCACTAAATCTGGTTTGAAAGATGAGTATTTACTTTAGGAGGAACATCCACATCTTTGGAAATGTCTGCAGGAATGTGTCTCCTTCTCCCCCGTCTAAATGTTTAAAAGAGGTGCTAAATCTTCACTCATTTCCCATCGCGGCAGCAGTAAATTTCCTCGCTGCTCCTTTTGTCTTCACTCATCACTGACACTTGAACTCATGTGAACTCATTTATCAGATAAGTAGAGATTTGGAACAGCATGCAGACCCGATCGAGAACACGTGATGTTTGAGACCAAGCTGTGACGTCGCTGCTCCTCGGGGAACCTAAGCAGGTGATTCAAGCTCTTTTGGCTGCCTTCAGTGTCCGTGCTTCAGCTGTCTCCTGAAAATCCAACCCTTCTCccacttcatttaaaaaagacaccCAACCGACCCTTTTCGcaggtttctctcttttttcttctttccgtCCCATTTTTTCTATTTGTTGTCTCTCtatttttctgcccttttctcaCCATCAGCTGAAAACCATCTCTCATCCCTCAGCAGGACAAATAAACAGTGTTCCGGGCTCCGGCAGAAAGGCCCAGCGTGTCCAGCTTGCCTCCATCTCCCGGCAGGGTGGGAAAGATGACAGAGAGAGGTGTTGGAATGAGAGCTCTGTCTGGgcacccacctgattcagcctCGGCTATAAATCCAAACACTATGAGGGGTGTGAGTAAAGAATAAGTGCTGCTTGGGAAGAAATAGTGAATATTCAGGGAGCGTATTATTTTCCATTAAGGTATTGGGAAACTATAAAATCCGTTTATATGCACCATATCTACTGATGACatgaagaggaagacagagactTACGGAACATCGTCATGtactgcagaggctgcagggcCCAGCTCCCCCACAGAGTTTTATATCCATGGCTGCGTGCATAAGTGTCCAGGTTAAAGGCCGGCTCCGTACCAAAGGAGTCCAGGATTCTGAAGCGGCACCTCCAATGATTAAAGAGAGTCCATTAAATAACTCATCGCATCTTTAGGTGTCACAATTCAGTCACAATAACACGTAAGACTTTTAGCATTTAAGGTTTCCTAAAATTAAGCAATCATAAAGAGAAAAATTCCAATAATATAAGAAAGACTGGGCCTACTGATAATGCAGGAAAGCCAGTCCCATTGCCCCATGAAGGTGAGCGAGGCCATGATAGTCGGTATAGATGAGGTCGAAGGTCAAGGGCCTCTGAATTGGACAGCTGCCACCCCCTGGTGGAGCACCTATCAGCCTGGGCCAGTCACAACAACATGTCACTGATTGCATCAGAGCCATGTAGTTAGCATGCTTGTGTCAGATGAAGGTAGCTAATGTTAACCTGTGGAGATGCTGCAGTGAAGTGCTAAAGGTCAGATTGTGACCTAAGATTGTCAAACAGGCACTGAGGTCAGCCCACTGAACCAGTTCCCCCAGAGGACCCCCTCTTTCTACCATGGCTTCAAAATGTTGCCCTGCGGTCCCGGCCAGAGCCCCTGGATACAGCAGCACCTACAGGTCCAGAGTGGAAAACGTTACCATGGGGAGCACTTTTTTGATGTCATTTCGAAACTTCATACCCTCATCTGGTTGGAGCCCACACTGCTGACCCTTTGCTTCATCCTCAGCCCGGCTCGGATCCACCGAGCAGACATCCTCTGCACTCTGGAATGTATGAAGTTCACAGCAGGACTATTGCTGTTGCTGAGGTCCTCATACAGTCGACTCAGGGTCGTACGAATCTCAGCCTGTTTAATGTCATAGCATCAAAAAGGGCATAGAACCCCTCATTTTAGAGTGGATTAAATCAATCCATACTACCTTCCCTGTAGAAGAGGGTGGCTTCTGATGCCACGGCAGAGATGAGTGGCTTCTTCCATGAGGAGGGGGACAAAAGTCCTCTATTTTGCTGAGGTATGTCAGTATAGAGCAAGCAGTACCATTCACCCCATAGAAGGCATAACAGGGGTCTGACTGCCAATGGGCCTGCAGAAACTGCGAAATAGAGGGTTAAGATACAGTAAACCTGACCCCCGTATCCAGCTTTTGGACTGCTACTGCAGTCTTACCTCTACTTTCTGTGCGCATAGCGGATATGCAGGATCCACAGGGACCTCGCAGTTTTCATCAGGCCCTGTGGAGGCTGTTGTAAGTAACATAAAGTCTGAATCATTATTCCACAACATTGACcgtcagtattttttttttaaagcatcctGGACAGATGATTTAGTGcaagaaacaataaaaatgttaacgAGGTCACACAACATTTGGATGGTTCACAGCAGGGAACAGTAGTATGAAACATTAGGTAGGAGATGTGTTCTCAGAGGCCGTTTCCTGTGAGCACCCCCACCATCTACTCCCAGTGTCAATCATCtgaaatgcacacacagacacacacttgacCAACCTGCCTCCTACCAAACATACCCTTTTACAATGCTAGCCCATGCCAAAAGATACAATATTTAACTTTATAAAACAACctagtaaaacagaaaaaacccaaatgGCATAGCTTAGGTGTGAAAGCATGAAGAGAGTGACATATAATAGACACACATCTTAAAAAAAGTGCCTCCCTCAGCAAAAACAAGAGACTAAGTCGACACCCTAGTGAAAGGACTCCTGGGTAATTCAGCTGTGTTTTATGGGTGTGAGGTAATGCCAGAGGTGGGTGGGAGGTGGACAGGCTGCTGACGGGCAGGTGTCTGTTTGCGTGcatgtgggtggtgtgtgtgtgtgtgtactgtaggTCATACAGACACAGGCCATGTGTCCATTTTTCAGGGAAGAAAACCCATCACCACctatctccacacacacacacacgctcgcacgcTCGCACAAACTGACCGTTATGTGCTAACCCGATGTGCATGCTGACTCTTACCTGAGGGTCACCTTATAGATGtcaactctttttttctccccagagCCGGTTGATCAACCGTCATTCTATGGGGCTCGTTAAACTTCTATTCAAGGACTCCATCCCCCATAACCACCTGCACCCAATGCCCTTTGACCGCCCTCCCATTTGCCTCCATTATCACAGCTTGTTAATTTCACTGTGTAGTTAACGTTTAGTTAGTATTTGAACCATGTATTTCGCACAGAATGTCAATCAACCATGACAGCCAGCAACAGAATAAACTAATATTAGCCGATTATTGAACAGACAACACTGACTGTCGCCATCTTGCTGTCTGTCAACCAGCATCTAAATGACGAGTGGATCTTCACGTTGTATCGGATATAAATTAAGAACAAAATGTGTTGTGAAAAATGTTGGGTGTCAAATAAAAACCAAGCGGGGCTTCTTCCATTTCACTAGccagccactagagggcaatCCAGGTGCTCTGTCCTCACCCTTGGGAGCTGTTTTTAAGAAGATAGAGAATCAGGGCTTCACCTGTGCGCAGGTTGAGGGCATCAAGAGGGGACAGCATGTGGGATTCGGGGTGATGGAGGCGGCTGAGCGTGTCCAGTTGCTGTGACACtttcttcagctctttttctACTAACTGGGCCAAGCCTTGTTGGTTCCGCCTAAAGctggaagacaaaaacacatgcagCAACACACTGCATGAACGTCCGCCATGAGACAGCATCTCCACGGTGTATGAAGGGTAAGTGCGGAAtacccctgcagcagcaggctcaGGTGGTTTCCCGTCAGCTGActcttatctctctctctgctcagcctctgcACCTGAGTGCTCAAAGCCTCCAAGCGAACAGCCAACCTATGGAATGTGTGGCCACGCTGACCTGCGTATACAGCATATACCACATGACGTGTCACACATGTACAGTATCAAACAGCCTCATCAGCAGCAGGAGTGTACAGGGAACTGCAAGTTATGCTCAGTGTATCATGAAATAGACCAGTTATGTAATGTTATTCTTTAACTGGACTGACTGCAAAACAAAtactgtacgtgtgtgtgtttgtgtgtgttttccaagtTTCCATGGTTTCACAGATGTTGATTTCCCTGAGGGGATATTATATGACAGATAGAGATTAAATTAGTCAGAGTTTCTGACAACAGacctgcatttgtgtgtaaCTGCTATGTGGTTTTACATTGAGAACGgccccccatcccacccccccccacccccacccccaccccccacactaccaccacccacccacagacaAGATGCTGACAGTTGGCAGTATATGAAGATTTCTTTCTGTTGGGGACTTCTGTGAAAACACTCCTGTAGACAGGTCAGTAATTGTGTGGTGGAAGAGAGAAACTTTATCTTTAACCTGTTTTTTCGCCACTGTTGAGATATCTGAAAACGGATCGGTTGAGAGGCTCTATACAGGCAACTTTATTGCTCTGGTTCTAGGTTTTAGTGCCACCTCCTGGTAGAGATGTGGATTTGTACCTTACGAATGACGCTTATACGGtacattaaacacattttttaaagcTCTAGATTGCCTACGCTGTTAAAATGATGTGCATAAGTTAAGATGATTCAAATGGTAACCAATAAACTGTAAATGGTGTAGCTCTTGTCTCCATTGTTGGACTGATTTTTAGCTATTATTGTAATTTTAAAAGGTGACCTTTATAGTCCCGGTTTAATTTGCAGTGAAACTGGAAACtacaagaaaaacattttagtgGAGGCCAGCTCCAAACAAAATACtgatttatattaatatttactTTCCATCTCCCTCACCATATCAAGTCCCTCCCTGGATCTGGAAATAAGGCCACTAGGGTCAAACTGTGGTAATTTATCACATTTTTATATTAACAAATAATGACAATGCTGGCTTAAAAAAGTGTTTTCGCTGCTCAAAGTTGAGTTGATCTGTGTCCTCTTGTGGAATACAaacccacaatgcaacacaaaCTCAGTGCGTACGTTACCTTGTTCTTGAGGTGACCTTCCGGTCGCATCATCTCGGGTGATGTCGAGAGGCATCcagaggttctgcagcagcatggTCAGCAccgacagacacagacacagtaGCAGgcagccgctagagggcgcaAAAGAGCAGGCAACAGGTTTAATCGCTGGAAAACCGCAGCAGATTGCATGGCTTTGCCTTTCATTGGCtacaataaaatgcaaataattcaATGGTGACAGAACTTTTAGGTAAGAAATAACCTGATCCATGTCAACCTCCTGTGGGTTCCACAGATCAGTGTTAGTAATTCATCTTTCATCAGACCAGTAAATTCACCAACGCTGAAGAGAAGGTTTAAGGCTTTCCATGTGAAATTTCATATTCACAATAAAACAATGGACCCGTTTGTTCCAAGAATCCGCAACCTGCTTCTTTCTGCATGCTTGATAACATGATAACAACTGTCAATTTTCATTGTGACACTTCTCATTTCAGCCAGTTAAAACAGGATGTGCAGTAAAAACGATTGTTACAAAAGCAAATCAGGTTAGGCAGTCTGTACCTGCGAGGCCGCAGCGCAACACGCATGACCTTCTGTTCACAGGAAGCTGTCAAAAGAAATTACAATGGGATCAATGACAAATAAACACAGTTGTAATGTTTTGAACAATGAGCAATAAGGAGTTATTTTAATATGAAAAATGTCTGCAGGCAGAAATAGATGCGATGGCTGGGTGAGAATCTGCTGTTAAATGTGTTCGATAAGCAAGAAGTGAAGAAACATTGCTGTCACCAAACAATGTTAATGACAGATGGCAACGCTTGAGAAGAAAAGATcattcagcacacacacacacacacacacacacacacacctacccacGTTCTCACCTCCTCTGGTCTTCACCCCGGCCCACTTGCAAGCCTCGGCCTCCCAAAAACtcctacaaaaaaaaagaaaataaagctggGGCCTGGAAGCGTTTTGCCTCCGTTTTTGTTTCACTTTCTTTCCCCCTTCTCTCGCTGTCTCAGGGCCTGGTGGTCGGCATCCTGTAGTTGCCACAGTAACCCGACTCCCCTTTAAAGAAGACAATAACCAGCGCGCCACTTAGGCCTTTCAGAGACACAATGAAGCCCACGCTATTGGGTGACACAGTTTCTTTCAGACTAGACTTAAGCCTCAGTCGTGAAGTGATACTCAATTGGCTCTTTTAAATTGCTCAAATGGGGTAAATTTCTGCCAATGAATGGCACAATACAAACACGAAACAGCGCAAATTAAATAGAAATAACAATATAGCGAGCTagataataaagaagaaacacaCAGCTGGGATTTTACCAGTGGAAAGATGTTAATTTGCTTTCAGTTTATTGTATTGCAGCACAAGTACTGTGTTCATTTACACAGATTGAGATATAAGATGGTGGCCTGAGTGCCTGTCTCTTACTTTCTTCTAAACAAGAGAAAAGCAGCTGCACCCATGTCatgtaaacacaaaaaaggGAACATTGTTCAACCAAGGTCGGAATTTACCATTATGTTTGGTTCCCTCTGTCATATCTGCCTGAGCTGCGTATGTGCTTTCAATTAAATCAGGTTGGTTGTTGTACTGCCGGA includes these proteins:
- the LOC130516317 gene encoding alpha-1,6-mannosylglycoprotein 6-beta-N-acetylglucosaminyltransferase B-like isoform X1, with protein sequence MRSESLGSAPLLELQGLRSFWEAEACKWAGVKTRGGENVASCEQKVMRVALRPRSGCLLLCLCLSVLTMLLQNLWMPLDITRDDATGRSPQEQGQRGHTFHRLAVRLEALSTQVQRLSRERDKSQLTGNHLSLLLQGFRRNQQGLAQLVEKELKKVSQQLDTLSRLHHPESHMLSPLDALNLRTASTGPDENCEVPVDPAYPLCAQKVEFLQAHWQSDPCYAFYGVNGTACSILTYLSKIEDFCPPPHGRSHSSLPWHQKPPSSTGKAEIRTTLSRLYEDLSNSNSPAVNFIHSRVQRMSARWIRAGLRMKQRVSSVGSNQMRVLLYPGALAGTAGQHFEAMVERGGPLGELVQWADLSACLTILGHNLTFSTSLQHLHRLIGAPPGGGSCPIQRPLTFDLIYTDYHGLAHLHGAMGLAFLHYQCRFRILDSFGTEPAFNLDTYARSHGYKTLWGSWALQPLQYMTMFPHTPDNSFLGFVSAEEASEEEQKTDPNRKERIAVVYGKQEYMWQGKSEYVGLISEELETHATVYQPPGHSSNLPSFIKNHGLLSQDDFLQLMRRAKVFVGLGFPYEGPAPIEAISLGCVFLQPRFSTSHSSDSNGFYSGKPTTRQISSQHPYADAFIGKPHVWTVDLTNKTAVREAVRAILRTEVVNTMVTPFTPREFTCEGMLERVHAYVTHQNFCSKSVPIWPPQSALRLHLGPLGQSCVDVCQRSSHVCEPALFHHLNSPAAFSRLGLGCSSMKQGVNHLFPSYSPWGRHCSLQQEPLLFSCAGSDPKQRRLCPCRAHIFGQVALCLDCI
- the LOC130516317 gene encoding alpha-1,6-mannosylglycoprotein 6-beta-N-acetylglucosaminyltransferase B-like isoform X2, whose translation is MRSESLGSAPLLELQGLRSFWEAEACKWAGVKTRGGENVASCEQKVMRVALRPRSGCLLLCLCLSVLTMLLQNLWMPLDITRDDATGRSPQEQGQRGHTFHRLAVRLEALSTQVQRLSRERDKSQLTGNHLSLLLQGFRRNQQGLAQLVEKELKKVSQQLDTLSRLHHPESHMLSPLDALNLRTASTGPDENCEVPVDPAYPLCAQKVEFLQAHWQSDPCYAFYGVNGTACSILTYLSKIEDFCPPPHGRSHSSLPWHQKPPSSTGKAEIRTTLSRLYEDLSNSNSPAVNFIHSRVQRMSARWIRAGLRMKQRVSSVGSNQMRVLLYPGALAGTAGQHFEAMVERGGPLGELVQWADLSACLTILGHNLTFSTSLQHLHRLIGAPPGGGSCPIQRPLTFDLIYTDYHGLAHLHGAMGLAFLHYQCRFRILDSFGTEPAFNLDTYARSHGYKTLWGSWALQPLQYMTMFPHTPDNSFLGFVSAEEASEEEQKTDPNRKERIAVVYGKQEYMWQGKSEYVGLISEELETHATVYQPPGHSSNLPSFIKNHGLLSQDDFLQLMRRAKVFVGLGFPYEGPAPIEAISLGCVFLQPRFSTSHSSDSNGFYSGKPTTRQISSQHPYADAFIGKPHVWTVDLTNKTAVREAVRAILRTEVTPFTPREFTCEGMLERVHAYVTHQNFCSKSVPIWPPQSALRLHLGPLGQSCVDVCQRSSHVCEPALFHHLNSPAAFSRLGLGCSSMKQGVNHLFPSYSPWGRHCSLQQEPLLFSCAGSDPKQRRLCPCRAHIFGQVALCLDCI